The proteins below are encoded in one region of Eubacterium sp. 1001713B170207_170306_E7:
- a CDS encoding SDR family oxidoreductase: MKNEKENQTHLRIKTQEPQKGYYIDDSTKNVSPEPVMESPDYQSSGKLKDKVAVITGGDSGIGGAVAIAFAKEGARLAILYLDSDDDAAAIVKRVRELGADALSIKGDVGDDVFVQKAVQQVIEKYGHIDVLVNNAGEQHVAESITAITPAQLDRTFRTNIFSMFYMVKEALPHFSKGAAIVNTTSVTAYRGSSTLLDYSATKGAIVSFTRALSGNQEILDKEIRVNGVAPGPIWTPLIPSTFSPEHIERFGKDVPLDRPGQPYELAPAYVYLASSDSSYVTGQVIHVNGGEVVNG, encoded by the coding sequence ATGAAAAATGAAAAAGAAAATCAAACACATCTCAGGATAAAGACCCAGGAGCCACAAAAGGGATATTATATTGATGATTCTACAAAAAATGTTTCACCCGAACCGGTTATGGAGAGCCCAGACTATCAAAGCAGCGGAAAACTTAAGGACAAGGTCGCTGTCATTACCGGTGGCGACAGCGGTATCGGCGGTGCCGTCGCCATCGCCTTTGCTAAAGAGGGCGCCAGACTTGCAATCCTGTATCTGGATTCTGACGATGACGCCGCAGCGATCGTAAAGCGCGTCAGGGAACTGGGCGCTGATGCCCTGTCCATAAAAGGCGATGTGGGCGATGATGTCTTTGTTCAGAAAGCGGTGCAGCAGGTGATTGAAAAGTACGGTCATATTGATGTACTGGTAAATAACGCAGGTGAACAGCATGTGGCTGAGAGCATTACCGCGATCACACCAGCCCAGCTTGACCGCACCTTCCGAACCAACATCTTCAGCATGTTTTACATGGTCAAGGAGGCTCTTCCACATTTCAGCAAGGGCGCAGCCATTGTCAACACCACCTCGGTAACAGCCTACCGTGGCAGCTCCACACTGCTGGACTATTCTGCAACCAAAGGCGCTATTGTCTCTTTTACAAGGGCACTGTCCGGCAATCAGGAGATCCTGGACAAAGAAATCCGTGTAAACGGTGTGGCGCCAGGCCCAATCTGGACGCCGCTCATCCCCTCGACTTTCAGTCCAGAGCACATCGAACGCTTTGGCAAGGATGTCCCCCTTGACCGCCCCGGTCAGCCCTATGAGCTTGCACCGGCCTATGTTTACCTTGCCAGCAGTGATTCAAGCTATGTAACCGGACAGGTAATCCACGTAAACGGCGGCGAAGTCGTCAACGGATAA
- a CDS encoding ketopantoate reductase family protein, translating into MKINKIALIGAGALGVLYGNRLTETFGNDRVFFIADRGRIARYRETPFTCNGKPCGFRYVEDTAEGETADLIIISVKYTGIDQAVKSIRHFVERHTIIISLLNGIASEEVIAKVYGQEHLLYCVAQGMDAVKEGPKVHYDSGGVLLLGSHDNSRTEPLEAVAKLMEEARICYETPQDIHYCLWNKLMLNTGVNQTAAVFKTNYGGLQQEGEARTLMLKAMEEARIAAAYEGVCLTEGDIAKWMQVLDTLNPEGMPSMRQDTKAHRKTEVELFSGTICKLGKMHGFGTPVNDFLYKQIRQIEASYD; encoded by the coding sequence ATGAAAATAAATAAAATTGCATTAATCGGCGCCGGCGCGCTGGGGGTTCTGTATGGAAACCGTCTGACCGAGACCTTTGGCAATGACCGTGTTTTTTTTATCGCAGACCGCGGGCGTATTGCGCGCTATCGGGAAACACCCTTTACCTGTAACGGCAAGCCCTGCGGCTTTCGCTACGTCGAGGATACTGCTGAGGGAGAAACCGCGGATCTTATCATCATCTCTGTAAAGTATACCGGTATTGATCAGGCGGTAAAGAGCATTCGCCATTTTGTGGAAAGGCATACCATAATTATTTCGCTGCTCAACGGTATTGCCAGCGAAGAGGTGATCGCCAAAGTCTACGGACAGGAGCATTTGCTTTATTGTGTGGCTCAGGGAATGGATGCGGTAAAGGAAGGGCCAAAAGTCCACTATGACAGCGGGGGCGTTTTACTGTTGGGAAGCCATGACAACAGCAGAACAGAGCCGCTGGAGGCTGTTGCGAAACTGATGGAAGAAGCCCGGATATGCTATGAGACGCCCCAGGACATTCATTACTGTCTGTGGAATAAGCTTATGCTGAATACTGGTGTCAATCAGACTGCGGCGGTTTTTAAGACCAATTACGGGGGCCTGCAGCAGGAAGGTGAGGCCAGAACCCTGATGCTGAAGGCAATGGAAGAGGCCCGGATCGCGGCAGCATATGAGGGCGTTTGCCTGACAGAAGGGGATATTGCTAAATGGATGCAGGTTCTGGATACCCTGAATCCTGAGGGAATGCCCTCCATGCGCCAGGATACCAAAGCGCACCGGAAAACAGAGGTGGAGCTGTTTTCCGGGACAATCTGCAAACTGGGTAAAATGCATGGCTTTGGAACACCGGTTAACGACTTTCTTTATAAACAGATCCGTCAAATAGAGGCTTCATATGATTAA
- a CDS encoding TspO/MBR family protein, whose protein sequence is MKRLAACISVPLAVGSVVGKAISKDVKAYSELDKPGFAPPKWAFPVAWTTLYTLMGVAKYKALEAADEDEKKGIMEADGLQLSLNFIWSFLFFKFHLRGAALIEMTTLLLAILYTAREYAKVSKTAAKLLLPYILWVSFALCLNASVWYKNK, encoded by the coding sequence ATGAAACGGTTAGCAGCTTGCATCTCTGTACCTCTGGCTGTTGGCTCGGTAGTTGGCAAGGCCATATCAAAGGATGTCAAGGCGTATTCTGAGCTGGATAAACCCGGCTTTGCACCGCCTAAATGGGCATTTCCTGTGGCGTGGACAACGCTCTACACTTTGATGGGTGTTGCGAAATACAAGGCTCTCGAGGCCGCAGATGAAGATGAAAAGAAGGGAATTATGGAGGCGGATGGGCTTCAGCTCAGTCTGAATTTTATCTGGTCTTTTCTGTTTTTCAAATTTCATTTAAGAGGCGCTGCCCTGATCGAAATGACGACACTTCTGCTGGCCATCCTCTACACCGCCAGGGAATACGCCAAGGTAAGCAAAACTGCCGCAAAACTTTTGCTGCCTTATATTCTCTGGGTTTCCTTCGCACTCTGCCTGAATGCTTCTGTATGGTACAAAAACAAGTAA
- a CDS encoding M23 family metallopeptidase: protein MKKKSVFSLTLVLLFFVSTVLSPVYAESEEELQKKKEEASQKKAEYEYQIDMKQDTAEGIENEINKAEEKIKTITEKVNSFDGQISEINANLEAKNQQLAGTQAKQAEQEKDLEERLRVMYMFGNEGYASVLFSSNSFTDFIAKADMIRLIAQADRNAVNALEATAKQVKVQQEEIKTVKGQLESLKQEQEIALASQNSIKEQEKQLLADNQHVMDELQARADAEQAIYAAADNSLAAIAAEREAEAQRKLQEWRENQGGGNNSGGGSGDTGGSSGSTEEPTPDPGPAPSVGLIWPIASQYYPKEWDDMYGNRIHPITGVWTWHSGYDMAAPEGTSVFAPGDGIVTYAGWNGGYGKCVMVAVDGGTVLFGHLSSIDVSEGQFVRQGEHVGGVGTTGNSTGNHLHLSFLVNNDYVDPLNYMHW from the coding sequence ATGAAAAAGAAGTCCGTTTTCTCTTTGACATTGGTATTATTATTTTTTGTATCAACAGTTCTTTCACCGGTTTACGCCGAATCCGAGGAAGAGCTTCAGAAAAAGAAGGAAGAAGCCAGCCAAAAGAAGGCTGAGTACGAGTATCAAATTGACATGAAGCAGGATACAGCTGAGGGAATCGAAAACGAGATCAATAAGGCTGAGGAAAAAATCAAAACCATCACCGAGAAGGTCAACAGCTTTGACGGCCAGATCAGCGAGATTAATGCCAACCTTGAGGCGAAGAACCAGCAGCTCGCAGGCACTCAGGCAAAGCAGGCCGAACAGGAAAAAGACCTTGAGGAACGTCTGAGGGTTATGTACATGTTTGGCAATGAGGGGTATGCCAGCGTCCTCTTCTCATCAAACAGCTTTACAGATTTTATCGCTAAGGCTGACATGATCCGTCTGATTGCTCAGGCTGACCGAAATGCGGTCAATGCTCTGGAGGCCACCGCAAAACAGGTTAAGGTCCAGCAGGAAGAAATAAAAACCGTTAAAGGCCAGCTGGAATCGCTGAAACAGGAACAGGAAATTGCATTGGCCAGCCAGAATAGCATTAAGGAACAAGAAAAACAACTTTTAGCAGATAATCAGCATGTGATGGATGAGCTGCAGGCAAGAGCAGACGCGGAACAGGCTATCTATGCGGCTGCTGATAACAGCTTGGCGGCTATTGCAGCTGAAAGAGAGGCCGAAGCCCAGAGGAAGCTTCAGGAATGGAGAGAGAATCAAGGCGGTGGAAACAATAGTGGTGGTGGCTCTGGCGATACAGGAGGCAGTTCGGGATCAACAGAAGAGCCAACGCCAGATCCAGGTCCGGCACCATCGGTTGGGCTTATATGGCCTATTGCTTCGCAGTATTACCCGAAAGAGTGGGATGACATGTATGGCAACCGAATTCATCCGATTACCGGCGTATGGACTTGGCATAGTGGCTATGATATGGCTGCACCTGAGGGTACATCTGTTTTTGCGCCAGGTGACGGCATTGTAACTTATGCCGGTTGGAATGGTGGCTATGGAAAATGCGTTATGGTGGCTGTGGATGGTGGAACAGTTCTGTTCGGTCATTTAAGTAGCATTGATGTTTCTGAAGGGCAATTCGTACGCCAGGGTGAACATGTTGGTGGTGTAGGCACAACCGGGAACTCCACGGGAAATCACCTGCACTTAAGTTTTCTTGTAAACAACGACTACGTCGATCCATTAAACTATATGCATTGGTAA
- a CDS encoding CarD family transcriptional regulator, with amino-acid sequence MNDTVLYGTEGVCKIKDIVRENFGGGTMEYYVLQPIYKDSLTIFVHTGNDHLISKMRRVLSRQEIDEIIRTMPEETLLNIENESTREIKYQEIINSGDRRAVVKLIKTIYLRQKSRKEQKKKPYATDERFLKEAEKLLYDEFALVLNVKPNQVLPFIIKQIEQSKKEKSPCMQPAII; translated from the coding sequence ATGAATGACACAGTTTTGTATGGAACAGAGGGCGTATGTAAAATCAAGGATATTGTCAGGGAAAACTTTGGTGGTGGAACGATGGAATATTATGTTTTACAGCCAATTTATAAGGACAGTCTGACCATTTTTGTTCATACAGGAAACGATCATTTAATTTCAAAGATGCGCCGGGTTTTATCCAGACAGGAAATTGACGAGATTATCCGAACCATGCCGGAGGAAACGCTGCTGAATATTGAAAATGAGAGCACACGTGAAATAAAATATCAGGAAATTATTAACAGCGGTGACCGCAGGGCTGTTGTCAAGTTGATCAAAACCATCTATCTTCGTCAAAAGAGTCGCAAAGAGCAGAAGAAAAAGCCCTACGCGACTGATGAACGTTTTTTAAAGGAGGCTGAGAAGCTTCTTTATGATGAGTTTGCGCTCGTCTTAAATGTAAAGCCCAACCAGGTTTTACCCTTTATTATCAAACAAATTGAACAGTCAAAGAAGGAGAAAAGTCCATGTATGCAGCCGGCGATTATCTGA
- a CDS encoding MATE family efflux transporter: MMTENKMGVAPIGRLMLTMGVPMILSMVLQAFYNIVDSYFVSCMSDTASITGMGEYGVNALTLAFPIQMLMVGIGVGTGVGINALLSRYLGEGNRERASKIAGNAVFLGFCTYAVFLLVGLFGVEAYMKSQTSDPVILEMGVGYLKICTILSFGAILFMIYEKLLQAVGRTGLSTIAQIVGAVANIILDPIFIFGYFGIPAMGINGAAYATVIGQMISLALGCIFQYGFNKDVDPGFKYLKPQRSIIREIYKIGIPAILMQALMSFMTYGVNIIFGRVSGSVVTAYGVYYKIQQFVFFAAFGLNNALIPIVAFNYGMQDKQRIKDGIKYGMVYTIAIMLIGAVCLQIFAYPLIGIFALSAETQSLCVRAIRIVTLGYLFVGANVAFQGIFQAFGNGVRSLIISLIRLMVVVLPLAYYLTTLPNAQEVVWWAFPIAEGAALLVALFFMKGVAKEKIKSIQ; encoded by the coding sequence GTGATGACAGAAAACAAAATGGGTGTGGCACCCATTGGCCGGCTGATGTTAACAATGGGTGTTCCCATGATTTTATCCATGGTACTACAGGCCTTTTATAATATTGTTGACAGCTATTTTGTGAGCTGTATGAGTGATACAGCCAGCATTACAGGGATGGGGGAATACGGTGTCAATGCCCTGACCCTGGCTTTCCCCATACAAATGCTCATGGTTGGCATAGGCGTGGGGACTGGTGTTGGGATCAACGCCCTGCTCTCACGCTATCTGGGAGAAGGAAACAGAGAGCGGGCGAGTAAAATCGCAGGAAACGCAGTTTTCCTGGGTTTTTGCACCTATGCGGTGTTTTTATTGGTAGGGCTGTTCGGCGTGGAGGCGTATATGAAGTCCCAGACCAGCGATCCGGTTATTCTGGAGATGGGGGTCGGCTATTTAAAAATCTGTACGATTTTATCCTTTGGCGCTATTTTATTTATGATTTATGAAAAGCTGCTGCAGGCTGTTGGCCGGACCGGGCTTTCAACCATTGCACAGATCGTGGGCGCTGTGGCCAACATTATTCTTGACCCAATTTTTATTTTTGGCTATTTTGGGATACCGGCAATGGGAATAAACGGTGCAGCTTATGCAACAGTTATCGGCCAGATGATTTCCCTGGCGCTTGGCTGTATCTTCCAATACGGTTTTAATAAGGATGTAGATCCAGGGTTTAAATACCTGAAACCGCAAAGGTCAATTATACGTGAGATTTATAAAATCGGGATTCCGGCGATCCTGATGCAGGCGCTGATGTCTTTTATGACCTATGGGGTAAACATCATTTTCGGCCGTGTGTCGGGCTCGGTTGTGACAGCCTACGGAGTATACTATAAAATACAGCAATTTGTATTTTTTGCGGCCTTTGGTCTGAATAACGCACTGATCCCCATTGTTGCCTTTAACTATGGCATGCAGGATAAGCAGCGTATAAAAGACGGGATTAAATACGGGATGGTCTATACCATTGCCATCATGCTCATCGGGGCTGTCTGCCTTCAGATTTTTGCCTATCCGCTTATTGGGATTTTTGCTTTGTCAGCAGAGACACAGAGCCTGTGCGTCCGCGCGATCAGGATTGTTACGCTGGGGTATCTCTTTGTAGGCGCTAATGTGGCTTTTCAGGGGATATTCCAGGCTTTTGGCAATGGAGTGCGCTCGCTGATTATTTCACTGATCCGTTTGATGGTGGTGGTTCTCCCACTGGCTTACTACCTTACAACGCTGCCAAACGCACAGGAGGTGGTCTGGTGGGCCTTCCCGATAGCTGAGGGTGCAGCGCTTCTGGTGGCTCTGTTTTTTATGAAAGGTGTTGCAAAAGAGAAAATAAAATCGATTCAATGA
- a CDS encoding GNAT family N-acetyltransferase, protein MHYRKATIDDIDLLCEIRKTQLVHEGLEPIFSIDDELRAFFRESFKNKTMMEILAVEDEKIAATGAVIFYAYPPSYSNKTGMSAYITNMFTEPAYRGQGIATKILDMLVKEVKNSGVTIIRLRASKFGMPVYKKYGFVEESDWLRLK, encoded by the coding sequence TTGCATTACCGAAAAGCAACCATTGACGATATTGACCTCTTGTGTGAAATACGAAAGACACAATTAGTCCATGAGGGACTGGAGCCGATATTTTCTATTGATGACGAGCTGCGGGCCTTTTTCAGAGAAAGCTTTAAAAACAAGACGATGATGGAGATACTGGCAGTAGAGGATGAAAAGATTGCAGCCACCGGCGCGGTTATCTTTTACGCTTATCCGCCGAGCTATTCAAATAAAACCGGTATGTCGGCCTATATCACCAATATGTTTACAGAGCCAGCATACCGCGGACAGGGCATCGCTACCAAAATCCTGGATATGCTGGTAAAGGAAGTCAAAAACAGCGGTGTAACCATTATAAGGCTGCGGGCGTCAAAATTTGGGATGCCGGTTTATAAAAAATATGGTTTTGTCGAGGAATCGGATTGGCTGCGTCTTAAATAG
- the def gene encoding peptide deformylase, producing the protein MPKLTLHYNDDPVLRQKCQKVSVVDDSIRSLLDAMMNTLTLTPGAAALAANQAGILLQLIVIDYAGYRLKLINPEIIETEGMQECMESCLSFPGRHLRTLRPRAVKLQALNENGQAVHLDVSGEMAKCLCHEIDHLQGIVFTERVQSC; encoded by the coding sequence ATGCCTAAGCTTACACTGCACTATAATGATGACCCTGTTTTAAGACAAAAATGCCAAAAAGTTTCTGTGGTCGATGATTCGATCCGCAGTCTGCTGGATGCGATGATGAACACGCTGACGCTTACACCCGGCGCTGCCGCTTTAGCCGCTAATCAGGCCGGGATCCTTCTTCAGCTCATTGTCATTGATTACGCCGGGTATCGTCTCAAGCTTATCAACCCTGAAATCATTGAGACCGAGGGCATGCAGGAATGTATGGAATCCTGTCTTAGTTTCCCAGGCCGCCACCTGAGAACACTGCGCCCAAGAGCTGTCAAGCTCCAGGCACTGAACGAGAACGGTCAAGCGGTTCACTTAGATGTAAGCGGTGAAATGGCAAAATGTCTCTGCCATGAGATCGATCACTTACAGGGAATCGTGTTCACGGAGCGGGTACAGTCCTGTTGA
- a CDS encoding DUF2798 domain-containing protein: MPKTKLQNVIFTLLMALVMVYALICYNIALDKGALSNEVFLLAFHELVIMWPLAVVLELFVVEKLAQRLAFRIITPESDKPVFVILTISAMTVCLMCPMMSLVATILFKNPGSEIIAAWFQTTAMNFPMALFWQIFFAGPCVRFVFRMLFKKQLVEEFE; encoded by the coding sequence ATGCCAAAAACAAAATTACAAAACGTTATTTTCACACTTTTAATGGCCTTGGTCATGGTTTACGCCCTGATCTGCTATAATATTGCGCTGGACAAGGGCGCGCTGAGCAATGAGGTATTTTTGCTGGCTTTTCATGAGCTTGTGATCATGTGGCCCCTGGCGGTGGTCCTTGAATTATTTGTTGTCGAAAAGCTGGCGCAGAGGCTGGCCTTCCGGATCATAACGCCTGAATCGGACAAACCGGTCTTTGTTATTCTTACCATATCGGCGATGACGGTCTGCCTGATGTGCCCAATGATGAGCCTGGTCGCGACCATTTTGTTCAAAAATCCCGGGAGTGAAATCATTGCCGCATGGTTTCAGACAACAGCCATGAACTTTCCGATGGCTTTGTTCTGGCAAATCTTTTTTGCCGGCCCCTGTGTGCGTTTCGTTTTTAGAATGCTGTTTAAAAAGCAGCTGGTTGAGGAATTTGAATAA